The Arabidopsis thaliana chromosome 5, partial sequence genomic interval AACAAACCAACATAccgaaaacaacaacataattctcaaaatccaaattaacTCATTTGTGATGATCAatgtaaaaggaaaaaatcttAGATGGTTACTAAACATGTACACTTTTGGAACTTGATTgcaataagaaatcaataagcATGGATAAACGAGATCAGGCAAGTGGAGAATGATACCTCAGGTTGGAAGCGAAGCATGTCTGCACGAGCCATGGCTTCTGCTTGCGCAATTCTCTGTCTGAATGTCTGAGCCATCTCCTCAGCCTTGAGACAGCAGAAAGTAGCAAATGATTGagacataaaagaaaatagggAAAGTTTTTTTGAATGGAAATAGAGTTACCTTCTCGAACACAAGTTTTGGGTTACGAATCATATCACCAGGTGTTGGCTCCAGCTTCTTTGTGGAGAGACTTACTCTTCCTCTGTCACGGTCGTGACTCAATATCATAACCTGTACATTAAAAGTTAGGGACTGTTGTTTTAACATCTGAAATTAAACGTTTAAGAGTATACCTTCAAAGTGTCACCAGGCTGAAGAACAGTTGCGATATCTGAGACACGGTCATGACTTATCTGACTGACATGAAGAAGCCCATTGATTCCACCAATGTCAATGAAGGCACCATAAGGTTTCAAGCTCTGAACAACTCCGAGGACCACAGATCCAATTCCAAGCTGAGCTTGGCTATCTGCTACAGCTTTACGGTTGCTGAGGACAAGCTTTGTTTGTTCCTCATCAACCTCCACAAACTTAAGAGgtatttctttttcaagaaGCTCTTCAGCTGCTGCTTTCTGACAAAAATGTAGAAGAAAACacatttcatatatatcagGTTGTGTTTCGTCTTAAAATCAACTAACAAAACCTTGAAATATTCACAGTTCTGAGGCAACTACTAACCGATGATATCTGCGAAAAGGGCACAAATCCACGAAGACCTTCCACAAGAGCAACCAATCCACCTTTGTTAGCACCAATAACCTACACATAACAATCAAATTCCTGAAACTATAACCACAGAAACCACAATAGTAGCAAACAAGTTTCAAACATACCTTAGCCTTGACAATAACATCCTCAGCCTGAAGCTGCCTGCAACGTTCCCAAGCAAGTTCGTATTGAATATTCCTTAAGCTCAATAGCAAACTGTCATCACTTTCATTTTCACCAATGATGACAAACTCTTCCACCATACCAGGTACAATACCAGCTTCTTCCACATGCTTAATTCTATGAATACACGCTTGTTCTACCGACAAGTAAGCCGATGACTTTGCAGAAATGTCAACTAATGCACCATTTGCATCAGTCTTGAACACTGTTCCTTTTACCTAAAACAACATCATTAACCACAAATGATACACAATTTCTACAGAACCACCATTGTCATGTAATAAAACTCATATCTTTAGAACTATATTTCAAATTCCCCAAAGAATCTGAAGTAGGTAAAAGAGAATAGACAAACCCTAGTGCCGATTTCGGAATTGAAGTCGTATTGTTCAATAGCAGCAGCGAAATCGTCGACGGTGAAAGCAACACCTTCCATAGGAGAAGTTCTACATCGTTCATAAGCATCTTCgaacatcttcttcagctcaaGACGCTCCTTTGTTTGACCGCTAGACATTGCAACCGCGGCGACAATAGTCGGAGAAACAGAGGCAGATTTGTTCTGGGGAAAGTTCTTCGAAGCTCTCCTCGATAacctagaagaagaagagagtgggGAACATCTCAATCCCGAGAATTGCTGAGCCAAAGACGCCATGGTTGAGTCTCACTCACTCACACAGAGAGTTTTATCTGTTATTCTTCTATGGCTCCTGCGTTTTATCGTTGGGTTAGATAAGGCCATAAGGGAATGGTAGAGATGATGATCTGGACTGAAAACTACATGCCGTTTTTCAGTCATCTAAACAGCGTGACGTTAGAAAACAAgtacaataaataaatgtacTAGGTATCGATCCAAGCTGCGCAGCGCGaaagaatatatgtataaaaaaattaaaagtaacgATCACAATCATATAGTAGAGTTCGTTAAAggtttaaatataaatataagttttatgaaaatataaatagattatGTACGTATAAATGTTGTAAACCGATGCTCAAAACCACACGAAACTTTAACACTTTCCAACTCAATCTCTCTCAACTCTCAAGAATCAAACACTTTTTTGAATCgtgaatgaaaacaaaaagaaagaacaaagacaCAAAGTTGTTTACTCAGTTTAATCCATCGATGTGATGAATCTATGTCTGGGGCTGAATTCAATCCAGCAATCCACTATGAAGATTTAATGTCTTTCTCCAGAAACTCAAGAACAGAGCTCTTCAATGGAGATTacaaacgaagaagaagaaaatacagtacaaagagaaagaagctgagaaTACAAAGTATTTATAGAACCAGACCAAAACGGCAAACCCTCTAAACCAGCTGGAGTCTTCTGATCCTTTTCTCAAACACTTAAAATCAGTCTTCTAACCCTTCAATTGATGCTTAAACCAACAATCAATCACTAACCAATACTAACCGGTCTAATCAAGTTGACATCAGACTAAACCGGAAGAATTGGATCACACCTTCACAATCTCCACCTTGATACAAGTCTTCATCAAACATAGTAGATGCCATACATGGACTTAACCTTCAGCAAACCGAGCATGAAAGCTCAGTCCCACTTGATCAACTTCAGAAACTCCAAAGCTGAAACAAACTTGTGAATTGGGATACACTTAGTCAACATATCTGGAGGATTGTTTGACGTGTGGATCTTCACCACATTTATTTCCCCTTCTTCTATGATCTCACTCATAAATGCCCGTTTACGCAACATGTGTTTAGTCCTTTCATGGAACACATTGTTCTTGGTTAGGCAAATCGCAGACTGAGAGTCACACCACACCTGAACTTTATCCTGCTTGAAACCAAGATCTTCCATTAGCCCTTTAACCCAAATAGCTTCTTTCACAGCTTCTGTTAAGGCTATAAACTCTTCTTCAGTAGTAGACAATGCAACAATTGACTGCAGACAAGATTTCCAACTAACTGTGTTGTCTCCCACAGTGAAAATATATCCACTAACAGATCTTTGTTTTTCAAGATCTCCACCATGATCTGAATCACAGTAACCCATAATATTCAAATTCTTCCCTTTGGTATACACAAGACACAACTCTTGTGAGCCCTTTATATATCTCAACAGCCATTTAACTTCTTCCCAATGCATAGACCCGGGCTTGCTCATGAACCGACTAACCAGACCTAATGCATAGGCTAAGTCAGGACGAGTACCAATCATAGAATACATAACACTTCCTACTGCACTTGCATAAGGAGTTTTCTCTGTGTTAATGCATTCTGACATATCTCTCACTGATGAGAGTTTGAAATGGGTTCCAATAGGTGTATTCGTAGCCTTACACCCACTCATATTAAACCTTTGAAGTATCTTACCTAGATACCCTGACTGAGACAAGCATAATACACCTTGTTTCATGTCTCTAGTGATTTCAATTCCTAGGATCTTACTTGCAGCACCTAGATCCTTCATTTCAAATTCCTCACTAAGTCTCTTCTTTAACTTGTTAACCTCTCACATATCTTTTGCAGCAATCAACATATCATCCACATAAAGTAACAGATACACATGATTTTCTGCACCAATCAGCTTGACATAGACACACGAATCATGAACACTTCTAACAAATCGTTCCTCAGACATGAATCTATCAAATCTCTTATTCCATTGACGAGGAGCTTGTCTAACCCGTATAGAGCACTACAAGAATATGGAGCATTTGTAGCGCCCGAAAAATGCTATTTAATTATACTATAGCGTTATTAGAAGCACTCTATCATCGTTCGTCATAATAGGTCGGAGACATATTgtagcttttttttgttctgctatcattatttcattaattacAGCGCTTTATCTGCTGCaatctttaattatttaatagcgATTAGTTTCTGATATTAATAACTATTATACATAGCATATTTAATTTACTACATATAATTAGACAATAGCATTTAGTTAATtgcaatatttatatattatgatatttttaattatacaatatttctTCAATTAATTTCAGctcataaattaatttttaatcccaaattcagaaaaaattcatattatttagatatcataaattcaaaatttagaaagaaattcatattatataaaatttaagatCCCAAATTACATTTTAATGTCAAAgtacttaacaaaaaaaccaaCATATGTTTACACAAACATGATTTTATCAGTAGGCCAA includes:
- the RPS1 gene encoding ribosomal protein S1 (ribosomal protein S1 (RPS1); FUNCTIONS IN: RNA binding; LOCATED IN: thylakoid, chloroplast stroma, chloroplast, membrane; EXPRESSED IN: 24 plant structures; EXPRESSED DURING: 14 growth stages; CONTAINS InterPro DOMAIN/s: Nucleic acid-binding, OB-fold-like (InterPro:IPR016027), Nucleic acid-binding, OB-fold (InterPro:IPR012340), Ribosomal protein S1, RNA-binding domain (InterPro:IPR003029); BEST Arabidopsis thaliana protein match is: Nucleic acid-binding proteins superfamily (TAIR:AT1G71720.1); Has 27453 Blast hits to 18967 proteins in 2720 species: Archae - 77; Bacteria - 20681; Metazoa - 178; Fungi - 177; Plants - 343; Viruses - 0; Other Eukaryotes - 5997 (source: NCBI BLink).) is translated as MASLAQQFSGLRCSPLSSSSRLSRRASKNFPQNKSASVSPTIVAAVAMSSGQTKERLELKKMFEDAYERCRTSPMEGVAFTVDDFAAAIEQYDFNSEIGTRVKGTVFKTDANGALVDISAKSSAYLSVEQACIHRIKHVEEAGIVPGMVEEFVIIGENESDDSLLLSLRNIQYELAWERCRQLQAEDVIVKAKVIGANKGGLVALVEGLRGFVPFSQISSKAAAEELLEKEIPLKFVEVDEEQTKLVLSNRKAVADSQAQLGIGSVVLGVVQSLKPYGAFIDIGGINGLLHVSQISHDRVSDIATVLQPGDTLKVMILSHDRDRGRVSLSTKKLEPTPGDMIRNPKLVFEKAEEMAQTFRQRIAQAEAMARADMLRFQPESGLTLSSDGILGPLGSELPDDGVDLTVDDIPSAVDI